From a region of the Methanobacterium sp. genome:
- a CDS encoding acyl-CoA thioesterase: protein MFIEKVTPRFGDADGLRHINNIALVEWFEVGRNPIFRMFTPDLDLNYENWKLILVRTEFDYLGQMYYGHDVEIRSYITHIGNTSFIIGHEAWQDEKLKAKGKAVLVHYDFLNQNTMPIPDDIRAQLKEHLIIEDKK, encoded by the coding sequence ATGTTTATAGAGAAAGTAACACCAAGATTTGGGGACGCTGACGGACTCCGCCACATAAACAACATAGCACTTGTAGAATGGTTTGAAGTTGGAAGAAACCCTATATTTCGAATGTTTACACCAGATCTCGATTTAAACTATGAGAACTGGAAATTAATCCTTGTTAGAACAGAATTTGATTACTTAGGTCAGATGTACTATGGGCACGATGTCGAAATTAGAAGTTACATAACACATATTGGAAACACATCCTTTATAATTGGACATGAGGCATGGCAAGATGAAAAGCTTAAGGCTAAAGGGAAAGCCGTTCTTGTACACTATGATTTTCTAAATCAAAATACTATGCCAATTCCAGATGATATAAGAGCTCAATTAAAGGAACATTTAATAATTGAAGATAAAAAATAA
- a CDS encoding AMP-binding protein gives MLFTEDTIGDFLEKMVEKDPDREFVVYPDRDLRFTYKQFDERVNMLAKGMLSIGITKGDHVGMWALNVPDWLTFFFATAKIGAVLVTVNTSYKSHELDYVLKQSDMKAIAITDGFRDVNYLDILYELVPELKTSNRSNLSSREYSYLKNVIFVGPEKHRGLYNTNELLLLGKHTDDKILSDIKKTFNSDDVVCMQYTSGTTGFPKGVMLSHKNIINNGYYIGERMKYTEEDRVCLPVPLFHCFGITLGVMAILTHGATHVMLEQFDPLMVLAAVQKEKCTSLYGVPTMFIAEFSHPMFDMFDLSSLRTGIMAGSTCPIEAMKKVMKDMYMKDVTIVYGLTEGSPGFTQTSVDDPVEIKVETVGRKLPECEVKLVDPETGEDIGPGKVGEICSRGYNVMKGYYKMPEKTAETIDKDGWLHSGDLATVDEEGNYTIVGRIKDMIIRGGENIYPREIEEFYYTMPGVKDVQVVGIPDEKYGEIVGAFVILEEDADICEEDVRDYGIAKMARFKVPKHVFFVDEFPLTASGKIQKFKLREDAVELLKSRLDEE, from the coding sequence ATGCTTTTTACAGAAGATACAATTGGTGATTTCCTTGAAAAAATGGTAGAAAAGGATCCAGATAGGGAATTTGTTGTTTATCCAGATAGAGACCTTCGCTTTACATATAAGCAATTTGATGAACGTGTTAATATGCTTGCAAAGGGAATGCTTTCTATTGGAATAACAAAAGGTGATCATGTGGGAATGTGGGCTCTTAATGTCCCGGATTGGCTCACATTCTTTTTTGCTACTGCAAAAATAGGTGCAGTTCTTGTAACTGTAAATACATCCTATAAAAGTCATGAACTGGATTATGTTTTAAAACAATCAGATATGAAAGCCATTGCAATAACAGATGGATTTAGGGATGTAAATTACTTAGATATATTATATGAGCTTGTTCCAGAGCTTAAAACAAGTAATAGGAGTAATCTAAGTAGCAGAGAATATTCTTATCTCAAAAATGTAATCTTTGTTGGTCCAGAAAAGCACCGAGGACTTTATAATACCAATGAATTACTGCTCCTTGGAAAACATACTGACGATAAAATACTTTCAGATATTAAAAAGACTTTCAACAGTGATGATGTAGTTTGCATGCAATATACATCAGGGACAACTGGTTTCCCTAAAGGAGTTATGCTTTCCCATAAAAATATCATTAATAATGGATATTACATTGGAGAAAGGATGAAGTATACAGAAGAAGATAGGGTCTGTTTACCTGTGCCATTATTTCACTGTTTCGGGATTACTCTGGGGGTTATGGCAATATTAACTCATGGTGCAACTCATGTAATGCTTGAACAGTTCGATCCATTAATGGTTCTTGCAGCAGTTCAAAAAGAGAAGTGCACATCACTTTATGGTGTTCCAACAATGTTCATTGCTGAATTCTCACATCCAATGTTTGATATGTTTGATCTATCGTCTCTTAGAACAGGTATAATGGCTGGTTCCACATGTCCAATAGAGGCCATGAAAAAAGTAATGAAAGATATGTACATGAAAGATGTAACTATTGTCTACGGCCTTACTGAAGGTTCTCCGGGATTTACACAGACAAGTGTAGATGATCCAGTGGAAATAAAGGTGGAAACTGTGGGAAGAAAACTACCTGAATGTGAGGTTAAATTAGTCGATCCAGAAACAGGTGAAGATATTGGACCAGGAAAAGTTGGTGAGATTTGTAGTCGAGGCTACAATGTTATGAAAGGATACTATAAAATGCCTGAAAAGACTGCAGAAACAATTGATAAGGATGGATGGCTTCACAGTGGAGATTTAGCTACAGTAGACGAAGAGGGTAATTACACAATTGTGGGACGAATCAAAGATATGATTATTAGGGGCGGAGAAAATATTTACCCTCGTGAAATAGAAGAATTTTATTATACGATGCCGGGAGTTAAGGATGTGCAAGTTGTGGGGATTCCTGATGAAAAATACGGCGAAATTGTAGGTGCATTTGTTATATTGGAGGAGGATGCCGATATTTGCGAAGAAGATGTTAGGGATTATGGAATCGCAAAAATGGCACGCTTTAAAGTACCTAAACATGTTTTCTTTGTTGATGAATTTCCACTTACTGCAAGTGGGAAAATACAAAAATTTAAACTACGTGAAGATGCAGTGGAGCTTCTTAAAAGTAGATTAGATGAAGAATAA
- a CDS encoding cation transporter, with translation MNIEERKKLGRRAVLIAIFGNVGLTIFNFVVGILSGSTALIAEAAHTFSDILTSIITFIGFRISLKPPDKLHPYGHGRAEPLVGLVIVVFLGIIAFEILSEVYKKVLLGGPITPPETIAAVMALVGVFVNFVMTTYIMKTGKKINSPAIIADAQHQKVDIFSSAAIFVGVIGAQLGFPILDPIVAIFIAIMVLKTAFDVGRENINNILGTVPSKEILDNIQKSALYINGALGVHNVRINYLGPYASVELHVTVTEDLSLKEAHEIAHNVEKKVIEDVEIVSMVTVHICPDVEDEVYCVDK, from the coding sequence TTGAATATTGAAGAGAGAAAGAAATTAGGTCGAAGAGCAGTTTTAATTGCAATATTCGGAAATGTTGGGCTAACTATTTTCAACTTTGTTGTGGGAATTTTATCTGGAAGTACAGCACTTATTGCAGAAGCAGCCCACACGTTTTCTGACATTTTAACTTCCATAATAACATTCATTGGATTTAGAATTAGCTTAAAACCTCCAGACAAACTGCATCCTTACGGACATGGAAGAGCGGAGCCTCTTGTGGGATTGGTTATTGTTGTATTTCTAGGGATCATTGCATTTGAGATATTATCTGAAGTTTACAAAAAAGTTCTTTTAGGAGGTCCGATTACTCCGCCAGAAACAATTGCAGCTGTAATGGCCCTTGTTGGAGTGTTTGTTAATTTTGTAATGACCACATATATCATGAAAACAGGTAAAAAAATAAACAGCCCTGCAATAATTGCAGACGCACAGCACCAAAAAGTGGACATATTTTCCAGTGCAGCCATATTTGTAGGTGTAATTGGGGCGCAGTTAGGATTTCCTATTTTAGACCCAATAGTAGCTATTTTTATTGCAATAATGGTTTTAAAAACAGCATTTGATGTGGGCAGAGAAAATATAAATAATATATTAGGAACAGTTCCCTCAAAAGAAATCTTGGACAACATTCAAAAGTCAGCTTTATATATTAACGGCGCGTTAGGTGTTCATAATGTTAGAATCAATTATTTAGGGCCGTATGCATCTGTTGAACTCCATGTTACTGTAACAGAAGATTTAAGTTTAAAAGAAGCTCATGAAATAGCACATAATGTGGAAAAAAAGGTAATTGAAGACGTTGAGATTGTATCTATGGTCACGGTTCATATTTGTCCTGATGTGGAAGATGAAGTATATTGTGTAGATAAATGA
- a CDS encoding cation-translocating P-type ATPase, with protein MDSIWRDKVIDDLDVKNISGLSNDEVILKIKEEGYNELPSTKKRGITTILLEVVREPMFLLLIASGTIYLFLGSLEEALMLLGFVFVIIGITFYQERKTERTLEALRDLSSPRALVIREGQKKRIPGREVVRDDILILEEGDRVPADAVVLSCTHLLINESLLTGEAVPVRKVPCGGVMDMHPPGGEGLPSVYSGTLIVQGQGIAQVQSTGLYTEMGKIGRRLETLEDEDTSLQKETRKLVKNFAILGVFLCAAVVIIYGFTRLDWLNGFLAGITLAMAILPEEIPVVLTVFLALGAWRISQKKVLTRRSQAIQALGSATVLCVDKTGTLTVNQMSVSKIFANSDFFDVNLDEQDSLPENFHEIVEFSILASHRDPFDPMEKALKKLGKDTLSDTEHLHDDWTIVREYPLSQELLAMSHVWKSPDGEDYIIASKGAPEAIADLCHLNQTQTQKMLKNIKSMAGDGLRIIAVAKADFKQIDLPIKQHDFKFEFLGLIGFIDPVRPGVPNAIKECHDAGIRVVMITGDYPGTAKKIAQEIGLTSRDEIITGQELDSIDDSKLQERVKNVNIFARVVPEQKLRLVNALKLNNEVVVMTGDGVNDAPALKSAQIGISMGDRGTDVAREASSLVLLNDDFSSIVDAVKMGRRIFDNLKKAIAYIFAVHIPIIGMSLIPVIFNMPLVLLPVQIVFLELIIDPACSIVFEAEPAEANIMNRPPRSMKEPLFDRKIISLSILQGVSVLIIVLSVYLWALYNGQGDMEARALSFTTLIVANLGLILTNRSWSRTIFSTLNSPNKALWWVIGGALLFLGLVLYVEPLRNLFGFSVLHLNDLIVCLIAGIISILWFEALKMVGRL; from the coding sequence ATGGACAGTATATGGAGAGATAAAGTGATAGATGACCTTGATGTCAAAAACATCTCTGGACTTTCAAATGATGAAGTAATCCTTAAAATAAAGGAAGAAGGATACAATGAACTACCTTCAACCAAAAAAAGAGGCATAACTACTATTTTACTGGAAGTAGTCCGTGAACCAATGTTTCTGCTTTTAATTGCCAGTGGAACAATATATCTCTTTCTTGGAAGTCTTGAAGAGGCTTTAATGCTCCTTGGATTTGTTTTTGTTATAATTGGAATCACATTTTATCAGGAACGTAAAACAGAACGCACATTAGAGGCGCTTCGAGATTTATCAAGCCCACGTGCATTAGTAATTCGCGAAGGCCAAAAAAAGAGGATTCCCGGACGTGAAGTGGTTAGAGACGATATTTTAATTTTAGAAGAAGGTGATAGAGTGCCTGCAGATGCAGTAGTCCTTTCATGCACTCATCTTCTAATAAATGAATCATTACTTACAGGCGAAGCTGTTCCTGTACGTAAAGTGCCATGTGGCGGAGTTATGGACATGCATCCTCCTGGTGGAGAAGGATTACCATCGGTTTATTCAGGTACACTCATTGTGCAGGGTCAGGGAATAGCTCAAGTACAAAGCACTGGTTTATACACAGAGATGGGTAAAATCGGTAGAAGATTAGAAACATTGGAAGATGAAGACACATCATTACAAAAAGAAACCCGTAAACTGGTTAAAAACTTCGCAATTTTAGGGGTGTTTCTTTGTGCTGCAGTAGTTATTATATATGGTTTTACACGATTGGATTGGCTTAATGGATTTTTAGCAGGTATAACTCTGGCAATGGCAATTTTACCTGAAGAAATTCCAGTAGTACTTACTGTTTTTCTTGCCCTTGGAGCATGGCGTATATCACAAAAAAAAGTGCTTACAAGGAGATCACAGGCAATACAAGCTCTTGGATCAGCTACGGTATTATGTGTAGATAAAACAGGTACTCTCACTGTAAATCAGATGTCAGTTAGTAAAATATTTGCAAATAGCGATTTTTTTGATGTGAATTTGGATGAACAGGATTCACTTCCCGAAAACTTCCATGAAATTGTGGAGTTCAGCATACTGGCGAGCCACAGAGATCCCTTCGATCCAATGGAAAAAGCCTTAAAAAAACTTGGAAAAGATACATTATCAGATACTGAGCATTTACATGATGATTGGACAATAGTACGTGAATATCCGTTATCTCAAGAACTGTTAGCTATGTCTCATGTCTGGAAATCGCCTGATGGTGAAGATTATATTATTGCATCGAAAGGTGCTCCTGAAGCGATTGCTGATTTATGCCACTTAAACCAAACACAAACTCAAAAAATGTTAAAAAACATAAAATCAATGGCAGGCGATGGTTTAAGGATAATAGCTGTAGCCAAAGCAGATTTTAAACAAATAGACTTACCTATTAAACAACATGATTTTAAATTTGAATTTTTAGGACTTATTGGATTTATAGACCCTGTAAGGCCAGGTGTACCAAATGCAATCAAAGAATGTCATGATGCAGGTATAAGGGTGGTAATGATCACTGGAGACTATCCAGGGACTGCAAAAAAGATTGCTCAAGAAATAGGACTTACATCACGAGATGAAATTATAACTGGACAGGAACTGGATAGTATAGATGATTCTAAGCTCCAAGAAAGGGTAAAAAATGTAAATATATTTGCAAGAGTTGTGCCTGAACAAAAATTACGCCTTGTAAATGCCCTCAAATTAAATAATGAAGTAGTAGTAATGACAGGAGATGGTGTAAATGATGCACCAGCACTAAAATCAGCACAAATCGGGATAAGCATGGGGGATAGGGGCACTGATGTAGCAAGAGAAGCATCTTCACTTGTATTACTTAATGACGACTTTTCATCCATAGTAGATGCTGTAAAAATGGGAAGAAGAATATTTGATAATTTAAAAAAGGCTATTGCATATATTTTTGCAGTTCATATTCCAATTATAGGTATGTCGCTAATTCCAGTGATTTTTAACATGCCTCTAGTTCTTTTACCAGTTCAAATCGTTTTTCTAGAACTAATAATTGATCCTGCATGCTCTATTGTATTTGAAGCAGAGCCTGCTGAGGCAAATATAATGAATCGTCCGCCACGCAGTATGAAAGAACCATTGTTTGATAGAAAAATTATTAGTTTGAGTATTTTACAAGGAGTAAGCGTGCTTATAATAGTTTTAAGTGTTTATTTATGGGCATTATATAATGGGCAGGGCGATATGGAAGCCCGTGCATTAAGTTTCACCACTTTAATCGTGGCTAATCTTGGATTGATATTAACAAACCGTTCATGGTCAAGAACCATTTTTTCCACATTAAATTCTCCAAACAAAGCATTATGGTGGGTAATTGGCGGAGCATTGTTATTCCTGGGATTGGTCTTATATGTGGAACCACTGCGTAATCTCTTTGGTTTCAGTGTATTACATTTAAACGACTTGATAGTTTGTTTAATAGCAGGAATTATAAGTATTCTGTGGTTTGAGGCCTTAAAAATGGTAGGTAGGCTGTGA
- a CDS encoding PLP-dependent aminotransferase family protein, whose amino-acid sequence MKNLFADRMNKVHKSFIREILKVTEDPNIISFGGGLPNPKSFPVTEIKEVVSKVLSENGEEVLQYSTTEGYLPLREYIAQRYAKEGLMVHADEILITNGSQQGIDLISKVFLNKGDNVLVEKPTYLAAIQSFGLFEPKFKSVPLLEDGADINAFQRVLDENKIKIFYSVTNFQNPTGITYSKEKRQQVAEILQNTDTIFVEDNPYGEIRFMGEDIPPVKSYLEDGILLGSFSKIVSPGMRLGWIVANKEIMDKIIIAKQASDLHSNYFTQRVVYQYLIDNDVDEHIEKIKKMYKKQRNLMVKMIEQHFPDDVNYTKPEGGMFLWVTLPEGLSSLDLFDIAIKENVAFVPGKAFFADGSGNNTLRLNFSNSNEEKIEEGIKRLGKAIYELMGK is encoded by the coding sequence ATGAAGAATTTATTTGCAGATAGAATGAATAAAGTTCACAAATCATTTATAAGGGAAATATTAAAGGTTACAGAAGACCCCAACATCATATCATTTGGTGGAGGCCTACCCAACCCTAAATCATTTCCAGTAACAGAAATAAAGGAAGTAGTATCTAAAGTTCTGTCTGAAAATGGTGAAGAAGTTCTTCAATACAGCACAACAGAAGGATATCTACCACTTAGAGAGTATATAGCTCAAAGATATGCAAAAGAAGGTTTAATGGTTCATGCAGATGAAATTTTGATTACCAATGGCTCACAACAGGGGATTGACTTAATAAGCAAAGTTTTTTTAAATAAAGGTGATAATGTTTTGGTTGAAAAACCAACATATCTTGCTGCAATACAATCATTTGGATTATTCGAGCCAAAATTTAAATCTGTACCTTTACTTGAAGATGGAGCAGATATTAATGCATTTCAGAGAGTATTAGACGAAAATAAAATCAAAATTTTCTATTCAGTTACAAATTTCCAGAATCCAACTGGAATAACCTATTCTAAGGAAAAAAGACAACAAGTAGCTGAAATACTCCAAAATACAGATACCATCTTTGTAGAAGACAACCCTTATGGAGAAATACGGTTTATGGGCGAGGATATACCTCCAGTTAAATCATATCTTGAAGATGGGATACTTTTAGGCTCTTTTTCAAAGATAGTATCTCCTGGAATGAGGTTAGGATGGATAGTAGCTAATAAAGAGATAATGGACAAAATAATCATAGCAAAACAGGCTTCAGACCTGCATTCTAATTATTTTACCCAAAGAGTTGTTTATCAATACTTAATTGACAATGATGTGGATGAACATATTGAAAAAATAAAAAAAATGTATAAAAAACAGAGAAATCTAATGGTTAAAATGATAGAACAGCATTTTCCAGATGATGTTAACTATACAAAGCCGGAGGGAGGAATGTTTTTATGGGTAACTCTTCCAGAAGGTTTATCTTCTCTTGATCTGTTTGACATTGCAATAAAAGAAAATGTTGCTTTTGTCCCTGGCAAGGCATTTTTTGCTGATGGAAGTGGAAATAACACTTTAAGGCTTAATTTCTCCAATTCTAATGAGGAAAAGATTGAAGAAGGTATAAAAAGGTTAGGAAAGGCTATTTATGAGTTAATGGGTAAATAA
- a CDS encoding VOC family protein: MEIKYICPLITVKDIKKSKEFYENVLKQEVEIDHGENVTFKGGFALHDIDHFQKLTLKPIKTTDSPKDFMELYFESEEIIELESILNSLNVKFVHNIKEQPWGQRVMRFYDLDGYIIEVGEPLEFVIKRFEAYGLSVEEISERTSMPVEFVQMVLE; the protein is encoded by the coding sequence ATGGAAATAAAATATATTTGCCCGCTTATAACGGTCAAAGATATTAAAAAGTCAAAAGAATTCTATGAAAATGTGTTAAAACAGGAAGTAGAGATAGATCACGGTGAAAATGTTACATTTAAAGGAGGGTTTGCGTTACACGACATTGATCACTTCCAGAAGTTAACACTTAAACCCATTAAAACTACTGATTCTCCAAAGGACTTTATGGAACTTTATTTTGAATCGGAAGAGATTATAGAATTAGAATCCATTTTAAATTCTTTAAATGTTAAATTTGTGCATAATATCAAAGAACAGCCATGGGGACAGAGAGTAATGCGTTTTTATGACCTTGATGGTTATATTATTGAGGTAGGGGAGCCTTTGGAATTTGTAATAAAAAGATTCGAGGCTTACGGTCTTTCTGTTGAAGAAATTTCAGAAAGGACTTCCATGCCCGTTGAATTTGTGCAGATGGTTCTAGAATAA
- a CDS encoding RDD family protein, translating to MNITRLERRVKLYSHLTIIYFLIAAIFLYFINGSVSIAYFIILIVTIIFGGHNCCNCEFYKNGCYNKYFVFTKKESEKEISSLFKYIGLLLGCILVFLPIIALIYLGMTGKLTGWALILMIMIVVVTISMSVVRSSIKKEYGEIKFCSKYHGLKKLNRISEEVRIENKDKKPKINYAEINRCPACNVTNEDDAKFCFECGVNLITFASSNDRFLAFLLDGIFLSLMCFFVLLVLTIIFSDFNGVSHDLILKTAFFLSILVVFGYFVILGGPFNQGQTLGKMVSSMKVVNHSDKKTVTYKQSFIRTILLFMDLIPYIVPGLLGTLKIKRSNENQRIGDTVAKTIVIIEKLNR from the coding sequence ATGAATATAACGAGATTAGAACGAAGAGTAAAATTATATAGTCACTTAACTATTATTTATTTTTTAATAGCAGCTATATTTCTTTATTTCATTAATGGCAGTGTATCTATTGCTTACTTCATTATTTTAATTGTAACTATCATATTTGGAGGGCATAATTGCTGTAATTGTGAATTTTATAAAAATGGTTGTTACAATAAATATTTTGTTTTTACAAAAAAAGAATCTGAAAAAGAAATCTCAAGTTTATTTAAATATATAGGCTTGTTGTTGGGATGTATTCTTGTTTTTTTACCTATAATTGCTTTAATCTACTTGGGAATGACTGGAAAACTTACTGGATGGGCTCTGATTTTAATGATCATGATCGTTGTTGTTACAATATCTATGTCTGTAGTTAGAAGTAGCATTAAAAAGGAGTATGGGGAAATAAAGTTTTGTTCTAAGTATCATGGTCTTAAAAAATTGAATAGAATCTCAGAGGAAGTTAGAATCGAAAATAAGGATAAAAAACCTAAAATAAACTATGCTGAAATTAATCGTTGCCCCGCTTGCAATGTAACTAATGAAGATGATGCAAAATTCTGTTTTGAATGTGGCGTCAATTTAATAACATTTGCATCGTCCAATGATAGATTTTTAGCATTTTTATTGGATGGAATATTTTTAAGTTTGATGTGTTTTTTTGTATTGCTAGTTTTAACAATTATTTTTTCAGATTTTAATGGTGTAAGCCATGATTTAATATTAAAGACCGCATTTTTTTTGAGTATTCTTGTTGTATTTGGCTATTTTGTAATATTAGGAGGTCCATTCAATCAAGGACAGACTTTAGGGAAGATGGTATCATCAATGAAAGTGGTTAATCACTCAGACAAAAAAACAGTAACTTATAAGCAAAGTTTCATCAGAACTATCTTACTTTTCATGGATTTGATACCTTACATAGTTCCGGGCTTGTTAGGTACACTAAAGATAAAACGTTCCAATGAAAACCAAAGAATAGGAGATACCGTCGCTAAAACAATAGTTATCATTGAAAAATTAAATAGATAA
- a CDS encoding CBS domain-containing protein: MLEKQKVKDVMTKNVITVPPTEDVVFAFEKLMKHKVSALPIVDNGKLVGIVTATDLGHNLILDKYALGTTVSQVMVTDVVCVKPEDSLNIAVEKMKEHGAEEGIVNQLAVVDGDELKGIISDGDIIRVIRC; the protein is encoded by the coding sequence ATGTTAGAGAAACAGAAAGTTAAAGATGTAATGACAAAAAACGTTATAACCGTTCCCCCAACAGAAGATGTTGTATTTGCCTTTGAAAAGCTCATGAAACACAAAGTAAGTGCATTACCTATTGTTGATAACGGAAAACTTGTAGGCATTGTAACTGCAACTGATCTTGGACATAACTTGATTCTTGACAAATATGCACTGGGAACAACCGTTTCACAGGTAATGGTTACAGATGTGGTCTGCGTAAAACCTGAAGATAGTTTAAATATAGCTGTAGAAAAAATGAAAGAACATGGTGCAGAAGAAGGTATAGTAAATCAATTAGCTGTTGTAGATGGTGATGAACTAAAGGGAATAATCTCTGATGGAGATATCATAAGAGTTATACGCTGTTAA
- a CDS encoding 2-phosphoglycerate kinase — protein MIMVEGEVSGKIYREPFSKGVLARSLTRAEMDPNKAYEFASQIEDHLRKEGIKVINLDDLIGIVRGKLKREDEEIAEKYRLWRSIRKCREPLIILIGGASGVGTSSIAFEVANRLGIRNMTSTDIIREVMRKMVSKELLPTIFESSYTAYKSLRIPPPPELDEVLIGFRDHVDTVSVGVEAVIERALKEGISIVIEGVHIVPGFINEELVNKHNVAMFVLTLQDEEVHRGRFYSRCRQLWARRPLKRYMNYFGAIRRTHKYFESQAQKYDIPVIENIDVTTTIDFIIETLTKTYGSDEDVRETES, from the coding sequence ATGATAATGGTTGAAGGAGAAGTAAGCGGGAAAATATATAGAGAACCATTTTCTAAAGGTGTTTTAGCAAGATCTCTAACTCGAGCAGAAATGGATCCAAACAAAGCATATGAATTTGCATCCCAAATAGAAGATCATTTAAGAAAAGAAGGAATTAAAGTTATTAATTTAGATGATTTGATAGGTATAGTTCGTGGAAAACTGAAAAGAGAAGATGAAGAAATCGCTGAAAAGTATAGGCTTTGGAGAAGTATTCGTAAATGCAGAGAACCGCTCATTATATTAATAGGTGGTGCATCAGGTGTTGGAACATCTTCAATCGCTTTTGAAGTGGCTAATCGGCTGGGAATAAGAAATATGACCAGTACCGATATTATAAGAGAAGTTATGCGTAAAATGGTATCCAAAGAGCTTCTTCCAACCATATTTGAGTCAAGTTACACTGCATATAAATCTTTAAGAATCCCACCGCCGCCAGAACTTGATGAAGTACTTATTGGATTCCGTGATCACGTGGATACGGTGAGCGTGGGCGTTGAAGCCGTTATTGAAAGAGCACTCAAAGAAGGGATAAGTATAGTTATTGAAGGTGTGCATATTGTGCCCGGATTTATAAATGAAGAGTTGGTAAATAAGCACAACGTTGCAATGTTCGTTTTAACATTACAAGACGAAGAAGTTCATAGAGGACGATTCTATTCACGATGCAGACAATTATGGGCCAGAAGACCACTTAAACGATATATGAATTACTTTGGAGCAATAAGAAGAACCCATAAATACTTCGAAAGCCAGGCCCAAAAGTATGATATCCCTGTTATTGAAAATATTGATGTAACAACAACCATCGATTTTATAATAGAAACTCTTACCAAAACTTATGGAAGTGATGAAGATGTTAGAGAAACAGAAAGTTAA
- a CDS encoding metallophosphoesterase: MKILAIGDLHGQCQNILNYLQKNDVDLIILTGDITNFGPDKLGEEILNEICMFDIPTLAIPGNCDQTCIYGEIENSNAINIHNKTLIIKNIGICGLGGSNTTPFNTPLEFAEMQIYQELEKLMKQIETQPIKILVTHAPPYNTKTDVIPSGDHVGSKSIRKIIEEFQPSLNLCGHIHEAKAIDKIGKTIIINSGESSQGLASIIKINETEDNVEITPKLINL, translated from the coding sequence ATGAAAATTCTTGCTATAGGTGATTTACATGGTCAATGCCAAAATATTTTAAATTATCTACAAAAAAACGATGTAGATCTAATAATTTTAACCGGAGATATAACCAATTTTGGTCCAGATAAGTTAGGTGAAGAAATATTAAATGAAATCTGCATGTTTGATATCCCTACCCTTGCAATACCTGGTAATTGTGACCAAACATGTATTTATGGAGAAATAGAAAACTCCAACGCCATAAATATACATAACAAAACATTAATTATTAAAAATATAGGCATATGTGGCCTTGGAGGTTCAAATACAACGCCTTTTAACACTCCCCTTGAATTTGCAGAGATGCAAATATATCAAGAGCTTGAAAAATTAATGAAACAAATAGAAACCCAACCTATTAAAATATTAGTTACTCACGCTCCACCATACAACACAAAAACGGATGTTATTCCTTCAGGAGACCATGTAGGAAGTAAAAGCATCCGAAAGATAATAGAAGAGTTTCAACCATCATTAAATCTCTGCGGACATATACATGAAGCTAAAGCAATTGATAAAATAGGGAAAACCATTATAATCAATTCTGGAGAATCTTCACAGGGCCTTGCAAGCATAATAAAAATAAATGAAACTGAAGATAATGTGGAAATAACTCCAAAACTCATTAATCTTTAA
- a CDS encoding DUF2096 domain-containing protein has translation MNDLPLEQTWLILVELLTDLRKNEKHIPTDVTKNVRLAKSSINFYKADPTNPEMMKELKRINDFLNLIQDSLLDLAEEIGEDYSNKWIEKLKRASRGEIVIEKEDAAPKFVVGAPAGFTTVRITFKEPISEERLNDIAEEYGIIMEYEEDNIVAIYGDKDSVKGSLKEISTFFKE, from the coding sequence ATGAACGATTTACCCCTAGAACAAACTTGGCTAATCCTAGTTGAACTTCTAACTGATCTAAGAAAGAATGAAAAACACATTCCAACTGATGTAACTAAAAATGTTAGATTAGCAAAAAGCTCCATTAATTTCTATAAAGCAGACCCCACAAATCCAGAAATGATGAAAGAGCTAAAAAGAATTAATGATTTCCTTAATTTAATACAGGATTCTCTTTTAGACCTTGCTGAAGAAATAGGGGAAGATTATAGCAACAAATGGATTGAAAAGCTTAAAAGAGCTTCAAGAGGAGAAATCGTAATTGAAAAAGAAGATGCTGCACCAAAATTTGTTGTTGGAGCTCCAGCTGGATTTACAACTGTAAGGATCACTTTCAAAGAGCCGATATCTGAAGAAAGACTAAATGATATTGCAGAAGAATATGGTATTATAATGGAATATGAAGAAGACAACATCGTTGCAATTTATGGAGATAAAGATTCTGTTAAAGGAAGTTTAAAAGAGATATCGACATTTTTTAAGGAATAA